From a region of the Paeniglutamicibacter cryotolerans genome:
- a CDS encoding YggS family pyridoxal phosphate-dependent enzyme has protein sequence MSTTPETTQGPDRGADLLERLTRVRTRISAATLAAGRDAEPELIVVTKFFPASDVVLLSSMGVRQVGENRDQEASLKAAETRAQGIALDWNFIGQLQSNKAKSVVRYAATVQSVDRPALVAALDNAMDREIGRRTEQGLPERKPMNVLIQLDLREDPSVPEEGTGFGRGGADPATMLDLAASIASTRHLRLRGLMAVAPLGTDPVPAFAKLMELSGQLRVEYPEAGVVSAGMSQDLEAAVAAGATHLRIGSDVLGPRPGLL, from the coding sequence GTGAGCACGACCCCCGAAACCACACAGGGCCCCGACCGCGGGGCCGACCTGCTCGAGCGGCTCACCCGGGTGCGGACGCGCATCAGCGCGGCCACGCTGGCCGCCGGACGCGATGCCGAACCCGAACTGATCGTCGTCACCAAGTTCTTCCCCGCCTCCGATGTCGTGCTTCTCTCCTCCATGGGCGTGCGCCAGGTCGGTGAGAACCGCGACCAGGAGGCGTCCCTCAAGGCCGCCGAGACACGTGCCCAGGGCATCGCGCTGGACTGGAACTTCATTGGCCAGCTGCAGAGCAACAAGGCAAAATCCGTGGTTCGTTACGCCGCAACCGTCCAGTCCGTTGACCGGCCAGCGCTAGTTGCGGCATTGGATAACGCGATGGATCGTGAAATCGGACGCCGTACTGAACAAGGCCTGCCCGAACGGAAACCGATGAACGTGCTGATCCAGCTGGATCTGCGGGAGGATCCCTCGGTGCCCGAGGAGGGTACCGGATTCGGCCGCGGGGGAGCGGACCCCGCCACGATGCTCGATTTGGCTGCATCCATCGCCTCCACGCGGCACCTGCGGCTGCGGGGCCTGATGGCCGTCGCACCACTGGGAACCGACCCGGTCCCGGCCTTCGCGAAGCTGATGGAACTCTCGGGGCAGCTGCGGGTCGAATACCCCGAAGCCGGTGTGGTTTCGGCCGGGATGAGCCAGGACCTGGAGGCTGCGGTGGCGGCTGGTGCGACACACCTGCGCATTGGCTCGGATGTCCTCGGGCCGCGCCCGGGGTTACTGTAG
- a CDS encoding cell division protein SepF — translation MAGALRKTMIYLGLADGDENYDSEQYDTGVREEVRAPEPAAKEERPLAQVAPTPEPAENEYRAPVTPIKRAPSVRDEDSSLRQITTVHPRSYNDAKIIGESFRDGIPVIMNVTDMGEADAKRLVDFSAGLVFALHGSIERVTNKVFLLSPSTVEVLGEDKKSSDTQATFFNQS, via the coding sequence ATGGCTGGCGCCCTGCGCAAGACGATGATCTACCTGGGACTCGCCGACGGTGACGAGAACTACGACTCAGAGCAGTACGACACCGGCGTGCGGGAAGAAGTGCGCGCCCCGGAACCTGCTGCCAAGGAGGAACGGCCATTAGCCCAGGTCGCCCCCACCCCGGAGCCTGCAGAAAACGAATACCGCGCTCCGGTAACACCCATTAAGCGCGCACCATCAGTACGGGACGAGGACTCTTCATTGCGTCAGATCACCACGGTTCACCCCCGCTCCTACAACGATGCGAAGATCATCGGCGAGAGCTTCCGCGACGGCATCCCGGTCATCATGAATGTCACAGACATGGGTGAAGCGGACGCCAAGCGACTGGTGGACTTCTCCGCCGGGCTGGTGTTTGCCCTGCACGGCAGCATCGAGCGGGTCACGAACAAGGTCTTCCTGCTGTCCCCCTCCACGGTCGAGGTGCTGGGCGAGGACAAGAAGTCCTCGGACACCCAGGCCACGTTCTTCAACCAGAGCTAG
- a CDS encoding YggT family protein, producing MTWLFGIIYAALTVLQVMLLMRIVLDVTEMFARSWRPRGIALLTVSVVARVTDPPMRWLRSRIKPLDLGGMRLDLAFIILYFATIILKLIVRGVGSSV from the coding sequence GTGACCTGGCTCTTTGGAATCATCTACGCGGCACTGACCGTGTTGCAAGTCATGTTGTTGATGCGCATCGTGTTGGACGTCACTGAAATGTTCGCCCGCTCCTGGCGGCCTCGGGGCATCGCGCTGCTGACAGTCAGTGTCGTGGCCCGTGTGACGGACCCGCCCATGCGCTGGTTGCGCTCACGCATTAAACCCCTAGATCTCGGGGGAATGCGGCTTGATCTGGCCTTTATCATTTTGTACTTCGCTACCATCATCTTGAAGTTGATAGTGCGCGGAGTGGGTAGTTCGGTCTAG
- a CDS encoding DivIVA domain-containing protein, producing MALTPEDVVNKRFQPTKFREGYDQDEVDDFLDEIVVELRRLTQENEELRRRLSESGAGEGEQAVPAPVAATPAAKAAEPAKEEAKPVVESAKAEAPKVAAAAAPAAPAQTSTAESAAGVLAMAQRLHDEYVGAGVEQRDKIIAEAKVEAHSLVNDAEEKSRKTLSALEQQKSVLERKVEQLRGFERDYRARLKTYIEGQLRDLEAKGSMDSPDSKENA from the coding sequence ATGGCGCTCACGCCAGAAGATGTAGTCAACAAACGCTTCCAGCCCACTAAATTCCGTGAAGGCTACGATCAGGACGAGGTTGACGACTTCCTTGACGAGATCGTCGTGGAACTGCGTCGACTGACCCAGGAGAATGAGGAGCTGCGTCGCCGCCTCTCCGAGTCCGGAGCCGGCGAAGGCGAGCAGGCAGTGCCCGCTCCCGTCGCAGCCACCCCCGCCGCCAAGGCAGCGGAACCGGCCAAGGAAGAAGCCAAGCCCGTCGTCGAATCGGCAAAGGCCGAGGCACCGAAGGTCGCGGCAGCAGCTGCACCCGCGGCCCCGGCACAGACCTCAACCGCCGAATCGGCAGCCGGTGTCCTGGCCATGGCCCAGCGCCTGCACGACGAGTACGTCGGAGCCGGTGTGGAGCAGCGTGACAAGATCATTGCCGAGGCCAAGGTCGAAGCACACAGCCTTGTCAACGACGCCGAGGAGAAGAGCCGTAAGACGCTCTCCGCCCTCGAGCAGCAGAAGTCGGTCCTTGAGCGCAAGGTCGAGCAGCTGCGCGGCTTCGAGCGCGACTACCGTGCCCGCCTGAAGACCTACATCGAGGGTCAGCTCCGCGACCTCGAAGCCAAGGGCTCCATGGACTCGCCGGATTCCAAGGAAAACGCCTAG
- the lspA gene encoding signal peptidase II, giving the protein MEKETDPTDGAPRPAAPARSPLLRRLLFVSVAVALVGYALDQYTKHLVVTRMYEGQIIDVFPPLLRWYSIRNPGAAFSMGADSTWIFTIIQAVVLLYVVVFLLRKLGSRPWALALGGLIGGVAGNLTDRIFRPPSFGHGHVVDFIALPNFAIFNVADMLIVCSMIGICLLMFTGREIGGGRVGNNKKHASDPAADESNTEGEAT; this is encoded by the coding sequence ATGGAAAAAGAGACTGATCCGACCGACGGCGCTCCCCGTCCCGCGGCCCCGGCCCGCAGCCCCCTGCTTCGTCGACTGCTGTTCGTATCGGTGGCGGTCGCCCTCGTCGGCTACGCCCTTGACCAGTACACCAAGCACCTCGTGGTCACCAGGATGTACGAAGGGCAAATCATCGACGTTTTCCCGCCGCTGTTGCGCTGGTACTCCATCCGCAACCCCGGGGCGGCCTTTTCCATGGGAGCGGACTCCACCTGGATCTTCACCATCATCCAGGCCGTGGTGTTGCTGTACGTGGTCGTCTTCCTCCTGCGCAAGCTCGGATCCCGGCCCTGGGCACTTGCCCTGGGCGGGCTGATCGGCGGCGTCGCTGGAAACCTGACAGACCGCATCTTCCGCCCTCCGTCCTTCGGGCACGGACACGTGGTCGACTTCATCGCCTTGCCGAACTTCGCTATCTTCAACGTCGCCGACATGCTCATCGTCTGCTCGATGATCGGCATCTGCCTGCTGATGTTCACCGGTCGCGAGATCGGTGGCGGACGCGTGGGAAACAATAAGAAGCACGCCTCCGATCCCGCCGCCGACGAGTCAAACACCGAGGGGGAAGCCACGTGA
- a CDS encoding RluA family pseudouridine synthase — protein MTGPVGTTPVGHTTLLVAEEDAGTRADAYVSVELGISRASAALLCSESNVVSNGRPLGKSKKVNAGDVLEITIPVRPDPLEIRVELVEDLKIIADDEDYVVIDKPVGVAAHPSPGWVGPTVVGALIAAGYRISTSGAAERQGIVHRLDVGTSGLMVVAKSERAYTALKRAFKERTPEKIYHAVVQGLPDPMKGTIDAPIGRHPGHDWKFAVIEDGRDSITHYEVLEAFGRASLVEVHLETGRTHQIRVHFSALRHPCVGDQTYGADPKLAASLGLTRQWLHAYKLGFPHPVTGEWVQYTSEYPLDLTQSLELLRDGQF, from the coding sequence GTGACCGGACCCGTAGGCACAACACCAGTCGGGCACACCACGCTGCTGGTGGCCGAAGAGGACGCCGGGACGCGGGCCGATGCCTATGTCTCGGTGGAGCTGGGCATCTCGCGAGCCTCGGCTGCCCTGCTGTGTTCCGAGTCCAACGTGGTCTCCAACGGACGGCCCCTGGGCAAGTCCAAGAAGGTCAATGCCGGAGACGTCCTGGAGATCACCATTCCGGTACGCCCGGATCCGCTCGAAATAAGGGTTGAATTAGTGGAAGACCTGAAGATCATCGCCGATGACGAGGACTACGTAGTCATCGACAAGCCGGTCGGCGTTGCTGCCCACCCCTCGCCGGGATGGGTCGGCCCCACTGTCGTCGGCGCACTGATCGCCGCGGGCTACCGCATCTCCACCTCCGGTGCGGCCGAACGCCAGGGCATCGTGCACCGCCTGGACGTCGGCACCTCCGGGCTGATGGTAGTGGCCAAGTCGGAGCGCGCCTACACCGCGTTGAAGCGCGCGTTCAAGGAACGCACACCCGAGAAGATCTACCACGCGGTGGTCCAGGGGTTGCCCGATCCGATGAAGGGGACCATCGATGCCCCCATCGGGCGTCACCCGGGACACGACTGGAAGTTTGCCGTCATCGAGGACGGCCGTGACTCCATCACCCACTACGAGGTGCTCGAGGCCTTCGGCCGGGCCTCGCTGGTGGAGGTCCACCTGGAAACAGGCCGCACCCACCAGATCCGTGTTCACTTCTCGGCGCTGCGCCACCCCTGCGTCGGAGACCAGACCTATGGAGCTGATCCGAAGCTGGCAGCTTCCCTGGGGCTGACCCGGCAGTGGCTGCATGCCTACAAGCTCGGCTTCCCGCACCCGGTCACCGGGGAGTGGGTCCAGTACACCAGCGAATACCCGCTGGATCTGACGCAGTCACTGGAACTGCTGCGCGACGGCCAGTTCTAG